In Candidatus Stygibacter australis, the DNA window TTTGTTTCCCCGGCTATAGGCTTTAATAATGACAGTGGAGATTGGTTAGCAAATGGAATAGTAACAAGTAGTCAGTTTACACTGAGTATAGCACTGCAAAATCAGTTAAGTCAGAACACATACTTTTGGCAGGTACACGCTTTAGATTCTAATCAATTGCCTATTTATGATTGGTCTGCTTACCGAGAATTTGATTTACTTGATATTCTTCTTCCAGAAATCAAATTAATTGCCTCGGATGGAACGGTAAATGATAAGTTTGGGGGTTCCGTATCAATTTCAGGTGATAATGTCCTGATCGGTGCTTATTGGGATGACGATAATGGCTCTAACTCCGGATCAGCTTATATATATAATTATGATGGCACATCCTGGGTAGAGCAGCAAAAACTCACGGCATCGGATGGAGATACAGGTGATCGTTTTGGGGCTACCGTATCAATTTCAGGTGATTATGCCCTGATTGGTGCTTATTTTGATGACGATAACGGAGATAATTCAGGCTCTTTATACGTCTATCATTATAATGGCACATCCTGGGTAGAGCAACAAAAACTTACGCCATCGGATGGATATGCAGGTGATTATTTTGGGCATTTCGTATCAATTTCAGGAGATTATGCCCTGATCGGTGCTTCTGGTGATAACGATAATGGCAATAGAACCGGATCAGCATATATCTACTATTATAATGGTGCAGAATGGGTAGAGCAGCAAAAGATAACGGCATCGGATGGAAATGAATGGGATGAATTTGGGGATAAGGTATCAATTTCAGGAGATTTTGCACTGATTGGTGCTAATAAAGATGACGATTATGGCTCTTGTTCCGGATCAGCTTATATTTTCCATTATAATGGTACAGAATGGGTAGAACAGCAAAAACTCACGGCATCGGATAGTGATGTTGATGATCATTTTGGGAATTCCGTATCAATTTCAGGTGATCATGCCCTGATCGGTGCTTGGGGGGATGACGATCACGGTGATTGGTCTGGATCAGCTTATATATACAATTATAATGGTGCAGAATGGGTAGAGCAGCAAAAACTTACAGCTTCAAATGGAGATGAAAGTGATCGTTTTGGATGTTCCGTATCACTTTTAGAAGATTATATTCTGATTGGTGCTAGTTGGGATGAAGATAACGGCAATTATTCCGGATCAGCTTATATCTTCCATTATAATGGTGCAGAATGGGTAGAGCAGCAAAAAATCACAGCATCGGATGGTGGTGTTGAAGACTGGTTTGGGGGCCATGTATCACTTTCAGGAGATTATGCCCTGGTCGGAGCTTCTGGAGATGGTGCCGGATCAGCTTATATATACAATTATAATGATAGTGGCAATACTTTGCAGGCAGATTTCACAGCAGATCAAACAAATATAACATTAGGTGATGCAATACTGTTCACTGACTTATCTACTGGTGACCCAGTTAGCTGGGCATGGGATTTTGAGAATGATGGAGTAATTGACAGTAATGTTCAGGATCCAATATTTACTTATCCGGAACCTGGAGTTTACAGCGTGAGTCTTACTATCAGTAATGAAGAGCAACGTGATAGCGATACAGAAGTCAAGATGGACTATATTAATGTAAGTTTTAATTTGGAAGAAATCAAATTAATTGCCTCAGATGGAGCTTCAAGTGATTATTTTGGGGGTGGCGTATCAATTTCAGGAGATTTTGCCCTGATCGGTGCTAGATATGACGACGATAACGGCTCTGCTTCCGGATCAGCTTATATTTTCTATTATAATGGCACATCCTGTGTAGAACAGCAAAAACTCACAGCCTCTGATGGAGCTTCTAATGATTGGTTTGGGTCTTACGTATCAATTTCAGGAGATTTTGCCCTGATCGGTGCAATGTGGGATGACGATAACGGAGATTATTCTGGATCAGCCTATATTTTCTATTATAATGGCACATCCTGGGTAGAGCAGCAAAAACTCACGGCATCAGATGGAGCTTTTAATGATAGATTTGGTTCTGTATCAATTTCAGGTGACCTTGCCCTGATCGGTGCTTATCAAGATGACGATAACGGCTCTGATTCCGGATCAGCTTATATTTTCTATTATAATGGCACATCCTGGGTAGAGCAGCAAAAACTCATTGCATCAGATGGAGATGCAGATGATAGATTTGGTTTTGGATCAATTTCAGGTGACCTTGCCCTGATCGGTGCTTATCAAGATGACGATAACGGCTCTGATTCCGGATCAGCATATATTTTCCAATATAATGGTGCAGAATGGGTAGAGCAGCAAAAACTTTTGGCATCGGATGGAGCTGCAGATGACCATTTTGGGAGCTCCTCAGTTTCGGGTGACTATGCCCTGATCGGTGCTTCCCGAGATGATGATAATGGCTCTAACTCCGGATCAGCTTATATCTTCCATTATAATGGTACAGAATGGGTAGAGCAGCAAAAAATAACAGCTTCGGATGGTGATGCAGAGGATTGCTTTGGGGCTCCCGTATCAATTTCAGGTGATTATGCCCTGATCGGTGCTAGATACGGCGACGATAATGGCTCTAACTCCGGATCAGCATATATCTTCCATTATAATGGAGCAGAATGGGTAGAACAGCAAAAAATCACAGCATCGGATGGAGATGCAGAGGATTATTTTGGGAGTTCCGTATCAATTTCAAGTGACTATGCCCTGATAGGATCCCCTTCCGATAACGATAACGGCTCTAATTCCGGATCAGCGTATATATACAATTATAATGATAGTGGCATTACTTTGCAGGCAGATTTCACAGCAGAACAAACAAACATAACCGTAGGTGATGTAATACAGTTCACTGACTTATCTACTGGTGAACCAGTTAGCTGGGCATGGGATTTTGAGAATGACGGAGTTATAGACAGTGGTGTGCAGAATCCGGTATGGACTTATGAAGAAGCTGGAATTTACAGTGTAAGTTTAACGATTAGTAATGATACTGATAGTGATAATATCTTAAAGAATAATTATATTACCGTATCTGAAGGTTTAGAAAACCTCGAATGGGTAAAATCTGAGGATAATCCAATACTAACGGTCAATGGAACTGGATGGGAGCACTATTTCGTAAATAATTATGTTTTGGATGATGATGATGAATACAAAATGTATTATACTGCCATGGTTCCTAACTATATGGAAGTCGGTTTAGCTACCTCAAGCGATGGTATAAACTGGACAAAAAGTACTAATAATCCGGTTATCCAAAGAGATGTTCAGAACTGGTCTTCATTTCGTATCAAAATAGGTTCAGTGATTAAGAGAGAGGGGACATATTATGCATTTTATTATGGAGATGATCAAAATTTAAATGCTAATGGTTCAATTGGAGTTGCAACTTCGCCTGATGGAATAAATTGGACTCAATATGAAAATAATCCAATTATTTCTTATACAGAAATACCACCTGGAGATCACGGGATATTGAATCCTAATGTAGTTTATGTAAATGGCATTTTTAAAATGTTTTTTTGCCATTCTTATTATGGCGATTGTTATTATGCCGAATCTGATGATGGATTTAACTGGGAGATAAATAATGATCCGGGCATTTACGTTGGAACTTCAATCCGGCATGACGGAAATCAGTATTATGCGCTAAGATCTTTTGCTGAGGAAGATAGTGTCGGAGTATGGACTTCGAACGATGGTATATCCTGGAATCAGTATTCGATATCTTCATTTCTACCTTATCAAGATTGGCAAATAAGCAGTTATGATACTTCTCAAGGATATTTCTCGTTATTACCTGAGATAGAATCAAATGAACTCAAGCTTTTTTTCAGTTCATATCAGGGAGCATGGGGATATCAGAGAATGGGATTTGCCATCGCAGAAGTAAATTTTGTTAATGACTTAGAAGCAGATTTTATTGCTGATAACACATCCGGACTGGCACCTTTAGAAGTTAATTTCACTGATTTATCTGCAGGCAATATAACAAGTTGGGAATGGGATTTCCAGAATGATGGAGTTATAGACAGTAGTGTGCAGAATCCGGTATGGACTTATGAGGAACCTGGAGTTTATAGTGTGAGTTTGACAGTTTCTAATGATGTGTCACGTGAAAGTTCTACTGAATTGAAAGAGAATTATATAACTGTTTTAAGTCCTGATCCTATACTAAATCTGCCTGAAACAATAACCTTTAATGAGGATGAATCTACAATTCTTGATCTGGAAGATTACATTACATATTACAATCTCGAGGAATTGACTGTAAACTGGAACGGAAATGTCGAAGTCCTGATTAGCAATGAAGGTTTGGTGTTGGACTTTACAGCCTCTCTAAACTGGTTTGGTGATGAAATGATTGCATTCACAGTTAGTACCGATTCATCAAGAGAAAGTGTAACAGATAATCTGGATGTAATTGTCACTCCTGTTAATGATCCACCAATTTTAGAAATCACTGGTTCATTTGAAGCCGAAGAAGATATGCTATCCAGTAGTTATGATTTTGGCACTTTTTGTTCTCAAGTTTGGGGAGAGAATGATATTTTGACATTAAGTGCTGACAATTCGGAACACATCAATGTTCAAATTTTAGACTTGGAAGTAGTTTTTGAATCCAATACACCGAACTGGTTTGGGACTGAGGAAATTACATTTTTCCTTAATGATAATATCTCAGAGAGATTTAGCAGAGAGACATCAACTTTTAGCAGTAAACTAATAAATCAGTTTTCAACAGATGATAACGACTCATTAAGAGATATTGTACAACAGATTATAGAAGTAACAATAAATCCTGTAAATGATATACCTGAGTTAAATATGCCTGAACAACTCTTCCTGGATATCGCTGGAGAGCTGAATATTGATCTAAGCGATTATGCTTTTGATATAGATGATGATGCTTTACTTTATTCTGCCATACCGGGAGATGAACTGGAAGTAGAGATTTTGGGAAACCTGGCAATAATTTCATCTGAAATTAACTGGTCAGGAGCAGAAAATGTGATATTTTATGCAGATGATCAGCAGAGTCGAGCTACTGTCAGTGATACAGTTCTAGTAATAAGAGAGTTTATTGCTTATCCTGTAATAGAAGATATTGTAGATGTACCTGATGATCAGGGAGGAAAGGTGATAGTTTCATTCACAGGGAGCTGTTTTGATACTGACAGTCTGATCGTGCGTCCAGGTGAATCATATCAGGTAGAGTATTTATTTGAAGATAACTGGACAGCAGCTAATTCCACTATTGCTTATGGAGCAGATAATTATTTCGTACAGGTTAATACTTTGCAGGACTCAATGCCTGGATATCCCAATGTATATGATTTTCGGGTTATTGCAGCAATGGAAGAGGGGAACTTTGTAAGTAATATTATGTCTGGTTATTCACTGGATAATATATGTCCGGCAGTGCCGTCAGAGCTGCTCTTTGATTCTGGTTATCTCGTTTGGAATGAATCCGTTGATGAAGATTTTGCTTATTTCAGCATTTATCGGGATGGTGATTTGCTGGATTACAGTACAGAGCCAATAATGAGTATTATCGGAGATTCAGGTGACTATCAGGTTACGGCAGTGGATTGTCATGCTAATGAAAGTGAACTTTCGTCAGCAGTTTCTGGGGGTTATCCCTATGGAGATATTGATCATAACCAGGAGGTGGAAGCTATGGATGCATCACTGGTATTACAGTATTTCTGTTTGATAGTCACAGATTGGGAAGAATGGCAGATTGAGGTTGGTGACGTTGATGGTAACGGTAGTGTGGAGGCTTATGATGCCAGTTTAATTTTACAATTTACTGTTGGTTTCATTGATGAATTTCCAGTAGAAGAGGATAGTAGAAAAAATTAAAAAAACCAAACTATATTATGGGCAGACTTAGGTCTGCCCATTTTTTTTAATCCGATAATTGAATTAGAATACGCTACCAGAAATTGAAATATCAGTTAAAATACAAATGTCATAATTTTCAGATCAAGGGAAAATATGTGATTGATTTGAATCTTAGAGAAACCTTACTTTTCTATTTATTGAGAGTAGAATTTCAGAAAAAGATAGCGTAACTATTTAAATAGAAAAGATTTTTCTTGACATAAAAGTGATGTGTTACAGAAAAGACACAACTTATCTTGAGTTTCTAAAGAACCTTTCGGTTTACTCCGATTTGGAACTGACAGCAAACCACAGGAAAAGTTAACAAAGTCTAAGGATATTTGTGAGTTGTATCCAAGATTAAAATTGACTAAAACTCACAGGAGAAAAGGATGAATATTTACGTAGGAAATTTGGATTATCAGGTCACAAGTGAAGATTTGAAAGAAGCTTTCGGCAATTTTGGCGAAGTAGCTTCAGTTAATGTTATCATTGACAGAGAAACAGGAAGATCAAAAGGTTTTGGATTCGTAGAAATGCCTGATGATACCGCTGCAGAACAGGCTATTACTGGTTTAGATGGCACCCCACTTCTGGGACGCAACCTGAGAGTTAACCAGGCAAAGCCAAGAGAAGAACGCCCAGCAAGGCGCAATCGTTATTAATCAACAATAATCAACCTGCTCAGATTATCTGACAGGTTCAGGTTAATGAAAGGTTCACTTCACAGTGAACCTTTCTTTTTTGTCTGCATTTTAAGTAATGCCGTCTGACGAAACTGAATATCACAATTAAATCTAAAAAAAAGAACAAAATTTTGTGATTATACTTGACTAACTATTTCAAAACTACAGAAAAGTGCCATAGTTAGCTGGAGAGAAACAGGACAAAAATTGACTCCAGCGGAACTGAAGATCATTAAGGAACCAATTGAACTGACCTTTGTTTCGGCAAAGGTTTCTATAACTAATAATTAAAAAATATAAAAGAGGTAGTAATGAAAAGATTAGGAATAATGAAAGAGACTAAGAATCGCTGGGAACGCCGGGTGCCTATGAATCCGCAATCTGTCAAAAAACTGGTGGATAATGGTTATCAGGTGGTGATCCAACCTTCTGAGATCAGAATATATTGCGACGAAGAATATCGTGATGCCGGAGCTGAACTGAGTGATGACCTTAGTAAATGCGATCTGATCGTGGGAGTGAAGGAAATACCAATCGAAAGCCTTATACCGGGCAAGCCTCATCTGTTTTTTTCACACACTATCAAGGGACAGGATTATAATATGCCACTTCTGCAGTACTTTCTGGATAGTAAGAGCACTTTGTTAGATTATGAGAAGATCATAGACGAGAAAGGCAGAAGACTGGTATTTTTTGGCAAGTTTGCGGGAAATGCCGGCATGGTAGATGCACTTTGGGCAGCCGGACAGCGCTACTTTCAGGAATATGGCATCAACACACCTTTTTTGAAAGTAAAACAAAGCTATCAATATGACTCTCTGGAGCAGTGCCTGGCAGAATTAAAAGAAATTGGTGAAGAAATCAAAAGAGATGGATTGCCGGCAGAAATATGTCCCTTTAATATTTGTCTGCTTGGTTATGGCAATGTATCTATTGGTTGTCAGGAAATATTATCAGCTTTTCCAATACGCCAGGTTGAGCCATCAGCATTAGCTGGACTGGAAGTAAATCATAGAGCAGACGAGATGTATCTTTCTATCTTCAAGGAAGAACACCTGGTTGAACGAAAAGACGGAACTGGGTTTGAGTTAATTGATTATTTTGTGAATGGTGATCAATATAAATCAAAGATGGAGAAGTATTTGCCTTATTGTACCATGTATATGAGCGGTATATATTGGGCATCTGGATATCCGGTGTTTCTAAAAAATAGTGAACTGAGTAAATTACAGAGTAAGCAGCCTAAGCTTGTTATGATCGGTGATATTACCTGCGATCTGGAAGGCTCTATTGAAGCTACCCGCAAAGTGACTATGCCAGACAATCCCGTATTTATCTATAATCCAACCACAGATGAACTTACAGACGGTTTCAAGGGCAAAGGTTTTGCAGTATGTGCAATTGATAATCTTCCCTGTGAATTTCCCCGGGAAGCCTCAGATTTCTTTAATTCAGTACTGGAACCATTTGTACCTGCCATGCTCGATAATGATTACGAGAGATCAATAGCAGATTCTACTCTGCCGGAAGAAATAAAGCCTGCCTGTATTGCTCATCAGGGAAAGCTTGAAGAAAATTATCAATACCTTAAAGAATTTTTAAATAGATAAAAGGAGGTAGATTGTGACAGGAAAAGCAACTGCCGGTAACTCAGGAAAATCAGTTCGCAGTGACTGTTTTGTATCCTTGGAACTTACTAAATCCGGGGGTATCGAGATTAATCTTAAAAGCAAAGTGGAAGTGCTTTATGGTGAAAATATCCGTCAGGAATGCCTGAAAGTTCTTAAATTTTATAATATCAAAAATTGTAAGCTGGCAGTGGAAGACAGTGGTGCTTTGAATTTTGTAATTCAGGCACGTCTGGAAGCAGCAATTCGAGAAATTATCGAAACCGATAAAGAATATCTGCCAGAGATGCTGACTCAAAATCTTTATGGTACAAAAAAAGACCGTTATCGCAGAAGCAGACTTTATCTACCGGGCAATACACCCAAACTGGCTATTAATGCCGGATTACATAAACCTGATGGAATCATTCTCGATCTGGAAGATTCTGTTGCTCCTGCAAAAAAATATGAAACACGCTTCCTGGTGCGAAATACTCTAAGAGCTCTTGATTTCTATGGGGCAGAACGGATGGTGAGAATTAATCAAATCCCTGCCGGGCTTGAAGATCTGAAATATTTGTTACCTCATAACGTAAATGTGATACTGATACCTAAATGTGAAGATCCTGAACAGATTGGAGTTCTGGAAGAAGTAATAGGTGAGATGAAAGATAAGCATGATCTGGAACATCCTATCTGGCTGATGCCAATAATTGAAAGTGCTCTGGGCGTGATAAAAGCCTATGAAATAGCAACTGCTTCTCCCTATATAGTTGGACTGGCAATTGGTCTGGAAGATTATACAGCAGATCTGGGTACACAGCGCACCTTGGAAGGAAATGAGACATTTTTTGCCAGATGTCAGGTCGTCAATGCCGCCAGAGCAGCTGGGATCCAACCGATAGACAGCGTGTTCAGTGATGTTTCTAATATGGAGGGTTTGGCGAAGAATGTACAGAATTCCAAGCAGCTTGGTTTTGATGGTATGGGTTGTATTCATCCTCGTCAGATACCTGTAATTCATGAGAATTTTGCTCCTGATGAAAACGAAATTGCCAAGGCAAAGCTAATCGTGAATGCCTATATTATAGCTGAGGAACAGGGACAAGGAGTCGTTTCACTTGGTTCTAAGATGATTGATGCACCTGTTGTGAAACGTGCTCAACGCACTATAGATATTGCACTTAAGCTAAATAAGATAGACGCAAACTGGCGTGATGAATTTCTGAAGGAGGACTAAAAATGGCAGCCGAATTAGTAAAAAACTTTGTAGGACGCACAGTTCCAACTGAAGTAAATGGTAAGAAAGAAGTTCCCTATCTGGGTAATGGAAAATATAGACCAGAAGGTCGCCGTTATGGTCCGCCTATAGTATGCGCCGAAGATTATCCATCTGATGGAAATAAAGTAGTTCCCAACTTAAAAGAAGCATTACAGGCAGCCGGACTGAGAGATGGTATGATTATCAGTACTCATCATCATTTGCGTAATGGCGATCTGGTAGCGAATGAGGTTTTCAAAATCGCCAGTGAGATGAAAATCAAAGACCTGGTCTGGTTCCCTTCGGCTTCTTTCCCCTGCCATGCCGAGGTCATAAAATATTTGGATGATGGCACTATCCATCATATCGAAGGCAGTATGAATGGACCTTTGGGCAGATACTGTTCAGAAGGTAAAATGCGTGGAACAGCTATACTGCGTTCACACGGAGGACGCTATCAGGCAGTGGAAGATGGTGAAGTGGTTATAGATATTGCCGTGCTGGCAGCCCCTGAAGCCGATCCATTTGGTAATGCTAATGGTTTGCATGGACCTTCTGCCTGCGGTGGACTCGGTTTTGGTCTGGCAGATAGTCAATATGCCCATAAATCTATAATAGTAACAGATAATCTGATACCATTCCCCTGCATACCCATGCAGCTTCATGGCAATTATATTGATTATGTGGTGGTAGTGGATAAAATAGGTATTCCTGAAATGATCGTAAGCGGGACTACTCAGATAACTAAAAGCCCTGATCGACTTTTGATTGCAGAACTTACAGCAAAATTCTGTGAAGCTGCGGGACTTATCTATGATGGATTCTGTTTCCAGGCGGGAGCTGGTGGAACTTCGCTTTCCATTGGAATATATATCCATGAAATTCTAAAGAGAAAAGGCTGGAGAGCTCGCTGGTCCATAGGTGGCACCACCAAATACAGCACCAAAATGCTGGAAGAAGGCTCTTTAGAATATATGCTGGATGGTCAAACTTTTGATCATAATGCTGTGGAATCAATGGATAAAAATGATAACCATTACGCAATTTCAGTATTCCACTCTTATGATTATCACAGCAAAGGATTTTATCTGACCATGATGGATTTGGTGGTTTTGGGTGCCACAGAAGTGGATGTTAATTTTAATGGCAATGTGGTTACGCATTCTGATGGTTTGCTGCTGCATGGCATTGGTGGCTGGCAGAACTGCCTGTTTGCCAAATGTACTATTTTACCGATTCCTCTTTTCCGTAACCGGATGCCCGTTATACTTGATCAAGTAACTACTATAGTGGGGCCAGGCAGTATGGTGGATGTGATAGTTACAGAACGTGGTATTGCCATAAATCCTCTGAGAAAGGATTTGATAGATAAAACAAAGCATTCCGGATTGCCAATTAAAACAATTCAGCAACTCAAAGCAGAGGCAGAAGCGATTTGCGGAAAACCTGCTAAACCAGAACTGGAAGACGATATAGTTGCCATTATCAAATGGGTAGATGGCACAGTGATAGATAGCGTAAAAAAAGTAAAAACTAAATAAAACATGGAGGACACAATGGCTAAAAGAACCGTTGTAACAATGCCCGGAGATGGCATAGGAAAAACCGTATTACCTGAAGCGATTCGCGTACTTGATGCAGTAGGATTTGAAGCAGAATATGTTCATGCCGATATCGGCTGGGAATTCTGGTGCAAAGAAGGAAATCCACTTCCCCAGAGAACTTTGGATTTATTAGAAGAACATGGTATCAGTCTTTTTGGCGCTATCACAAGCAAGCCAAAATCTGAAGCAGCAAAAGAATTGTGCTCTACTCAGCAGGATAAGGGTCATGTATATTACAGCCCTATCGTGGGTTTACGTCAGCATTTTCTGCTTGATATCTGCCAGAGACCATGCAAAACATTTAAGGGTAACCCTTTGAACTTTATTCGTCGTGGTGCTGGAGATACAATCGAAGAACCTGAAGTAGATGTGGTTATTTTCCGTCAAAATACCGAAGGTCTTTATGGTGGTGTGGAATGGACAAATCCTCCTGATAAGGTGTATGAAGGCTTGATGACACATCCTAAATTCGTGAAAAATTTTGGCTGGTGCCCCCGCGAAGAGCTGGCGATCAGTACCCGCATTTTCACTAAGAAGTATTCTCAGCGTATTTGCGAACAGGCTTTTGAATATGCCAAGGAATTTGGTTATAAGAAAGTAACACTTTGCGAGAAACCAAACGTGATCCGTGAAACTTCTGGCATGATGCTGGCAATCTGTCGTGAATTAGAAAATAAATATCCAGAAATCACCTTTAATTATACGAATATAGATGCCCAGATGATGTGGATGACCAAGAATCCAGAAACTTATGGTGTGATCATTGCCGGAAATATGTTCGGTGACATCGTATCTGATGGTTTTGCTGGTTTAACTGGTGGATTAGGTTTTGCCTGCAGTGCTAATATTGGCAAAAAAGTGGCTATTTTTGAACCGACTCACGGTTCTGCTCCCAAATATGCTGATTATGAAGTATCCATAGTATCTCCTATCGCTATGGTATTATCTGCCTGCATGATGCTGGATCACATTGGTGAGACAGATAAGGCGATTACGATCAGAAAAGCCGTTTCCAAAGTAGTGGAGGAAGGCAAAGTTCGCACTTATGACATGATGAAAATGAGCGGTAAGCCAGATGTAGTTTCAAAAGGTGCAGCAAGCACTCAGCAGATGACTGATGCTATCATTGCAGCTTTATAAATAGGAGGAATAATGACAGTAAAGGAATTGTGGCCGGAACTGGAATGGATAAAAGATGAGCAATTGCGTGCCCAGACAGAAAAAACCTGGAAAATTGCTTTGGAAAGAAGCGTACTTACGGCAG includes these proteins:
- a CDS encoding PKD domain-containing protein, whose protein sequence is MKKLITITIFVILISTVYSLYAVPVSDGFDYPVGYPDGDGYNTTAGWGWLELTDEEVYHPANDFNGNGGSDTDLGDPVYAASHGTVVELGNYGTGWGNIILVEHLLPDGTQIWTQYAHLQDIFVSVGENVVKNQTIGTIGKGYNNEYWAHLHFEVLKVYRSPSAWVTGWTTDEINQSYYEPTAFIDKNRDLRDVPILNEPADQAEFNKGENDILFDWTDVSGASYYEIWIDNNEGFGSPAIGFNNGNNDWIAEGFTSQSSFNLTTSLQNQLDQNLYYWKVWIVNSNQVPITGDWSDVRQFTLFVPLDEPTLIEPADQAEFNKGENDILFDWTDVSGASYYEIWIDNNEGFGSPAIGFNNQNNDWIAEGFTSQSSFNLTTSLQNQFDQNLYYWKVWIVNSNQVPVTGEWSDIREFYLLNQPNAPTLIEPADQAEFNKGENDILFDWTDISGASYYEILIDNNDGFVSPAIGFNNDSGDWLANGIVTSSQFTLSIALQNQLSQNTYFWQVHALDSNQLPIYDWSAYREFDLLDILLPEIKLIASDGTVNDKFGGSVSISGDNVLIGAYWDDDNGSNSGSAYIYNYDGTSWVEQQKLTASDGDTGDRFGATVSISGDYALIGAYFDDDNGDNSGSLYVYHYNGTSWVEQQKLTPSDGYAGDYFGHFVSISGDYALIGASGDNDNGNRTGSAYIYYYNGAEWVEQQKITASDGNEWDEFGDKVSISGDFALIGANKDDDYGSCSGSAYIFHYNGTEWVEQQKLTASDSDVDDHFGNSVSISGDHALIGAWGDDDHGDWSGSAYIYNYNGAEWVEQQKLTASNGDESDRFGCSVSLLEDYILIGASWDEDNGNYSGSAYIFHYNGAEWVEQQKITASDGGVEDWFGGHVSLSGDYALVGASGDGAGSAYIYNYNDSGNTLQADFTADQTNITLGDAILFTDLSTGDPVSWAWDFENDGVIDSNVQDPIFTYPEPGVYSVSLTISNEEQRDSDTEVKMDYINVSFNLEEIKLIASDGASSDYFGGGVSISGDFALIGARYDDDNGSASGSAYIFYYNGTSCVEQQKLTASDGASNDWFGSYVSISGDFALIGAMWDDDNGDYSGSAYIFYYNGTSWVEQQKLTASDGAFNDRFGSVSISGDLALIGAYQDDDNGSDSGSAYIFYYNGTSWVEQQKLIASDGDADDRFGFGSISGDLALIGAYQDDDNGSDSGSAYIFQYNGAEWVEQQKLLASDGAADDHFGSSSVSGDYALIGASRDDDNGSNSGSAYIFHYNGTEWVEQQKITASDGDAEDCFGAPVSISGDYALIGARYGDDNGSNSGSAYIFHYNGAEWVEQQKITASDGDAEDYFGSSVSISSDYALIGSPSDNDNGSNSGSAYIYNYNDSGITLQADFTAEQTNITVGDVIQFTDLSTGEPVSWAWDFENDGVIDSGVQNPVWTYEEAGIYSVSLTISNDTDSDNILKNNYITVSEGLENLEWVKSEDNPILTVNGTGWEHYFVNNYVLDDDDEYKMYYTAMVPNYMEVGLATSSDGINWTKSTNNPVIQRDVQNWSSFRIKIGSVIKREGTYYAFYYGDDQNLNANGSIGVATSPDGINWTQYENNPIISYTEIPPGDHGILNPNVVYVNGIFKMFFCHSYYGDCYYAESDDGFNWEINNDPGIYVGTSIRHDGNQYYALRSFAEEDSVGVWTSNDGISWNQYSISSFLPYQDWQISSYDTSQGYFSLLPEIESNELKLFFSSYQGAWGYQRMGFAIAEVNFVNDLEADFIADNTSGLAPLEVNFTDLSAGNITSWEWDFQNDGVIDSSVQNPVWTYEEPGVYSVSLTVSNDVSRESSTELKENYITVLSPDPILNLPETITFNEDESTILDLEDYITYYNLEELTVNWNGNVEVLISNEGLVLDFTASLNWFGDEMIAFTVSTDSSRESVTDNLDVIVTPVNDPPILEITGSFEAEEDMLSSSYDFGTFCSQVWGENDILTLSADNSEHINVQILDLEVVFESNTPNWFGTEEITFFLNDNISERFSRETSTFSSKLINQFSTDDNDSLRDIVQQIIEVTINPVNDIPELNMPEQLFLDIAGELNIDLSDYAFDIDDDALLYSAIPGDELEVEILGNLAIISSEINWSGAENVIFYADDQQSRATVSDTVLVIREFIAYPVIEDIVDVPDDQGGKVIVSFTGSCFDTDSLIVRPGESYQVEYLFEDNWTAANSTIAYGADNYFVQVNTLQDSMPGYPNVYDFRVIAAMEEGNFVSNIMSGYSLDNICPAVPSELLFDSGYLVWNESVDEDFAYFSIYRDGDLLDYSTEPIMSIIGDSGDYQVTAVDCHANESELSSAVSGGYPYGDIDHNQEVEAMDASLVLQYFCLIVTDWEEWQIEVGDVDGNGSVEAYDASLILQFTVGFIDEFPVEEDSRKN
- a CDS encoding aldolase/citrate lyase family protein, encoding MTGKATAGNSGKSVRSDCFVSLELTKSGGIEINLKSKVEVLYGENIRQECLKVLKFYNIKNCKLAVEDSGALNFVIQARLEAAIREIIETDKEYLPEMLTQNLYGTKKDRYRRSRLYLPGNTPKLAINAGLHKPDGIILDLEDSVAPAKKYETRFLVRNTLRALDFYGAERMVRINQIPAGLEDLKYLLPHNVNVILIPKCEDPEQIGVLEEVIGEMKDKHDLEHPIWLMPIIESALGVIKAYEIATASPYIVGLAIGLEDYTADLGTQRTLEGNETFFARCQVVNAARAAGIQPIDSVFSDVSNMEGLAKNVQNSKQLGFDGMGCIHPRQIPVIHENFAPDENEIAKAKLIVNAYIIAEEQGQGVVSLGSKMIDAPVVKRAQRTIDIALKLNKIDANWRDEFLKED
- a CDS encoding RNA-binding protein; translation: MNIYVGNLDYQVTSEDLKEAFGNFGEVASVNVIIDRETGRSKGFGFVEMPDDTAAEQAITGLDGTPLLGRNLRVNQAKPREERPARRNRY
- a CDS encoding bifunctional lysine ketoglutarate reductase /saccharopine dehydrogenase family protein, with the translated sequence MKRLGIMKETKNRWERRVPMNPQSVKKLVDNGYQVVIQPSEIRIYCDEEYRDAGAELSDDLSKCDLIVGVKEIPIESLIPGKPHLFFSHTIKGQDYNMPLLQYFLDSKSTLLDYEKIIDEKGRRLVFFGKFAGNAGMVDALWAAGQRYFQEYGINTPFLKVKQSYQYDSLEQCLAELKEIGEEIKRDGLPAEICPFNICLLGYGNVSIGCQEILSAFPIRQVEPSALAGLEVNHRADEMYLSIFKEEHLVERKDGTGFELIDYFVNGDQYKSKMEKYLPYCTMYMSGIYWASGYPVFLKNSELSKLQSKQPKLVMIGDITCDLEGSIEATRKVTMPDNPVFIYNPTTDELTDGFKGKGFAVCAIDNLPCEFPREASDFFNSVLEPFVPAMLDNDYERSIADSTLPEEIKPACIAHQGKLEENYQYLKEFLNR